One window of Paenibacillus albicereus genomic DNA carries:
- a CDS encoding YigZ family protein — MLDRYRTLREPGSKEIVIKKSRFIGYGRPVESEAEAVAFIEEIKKLHWNATHNCSAYVVGERDEHQKASDDGEPSGTAGKPILEVIKHQGLKNVAIVVTRYFGGIMLGAGGLIRAYTDGAVAAIEAAGAITNVLHREIAVEVDYTWYGKLENELHARGVLVGGVDFTDRVVVRCLPLAAEADRFIAWMTDLTQGQAEISAGETKHVTLDS, encoded by the coding sequence ATGCTGGACCGCTACCGCACGCTCCGGGAGCCCGGCTCCAAGGAGATCGTCATCAAGAAGTCCCGCTTCATCGGCTACGGCCGTCCGGTGGAGAGCGAGGCCGAGGCGGTCGCCTTCATCGAGGAGATCAAGAAGCTCCACTGGAACGCGACGCACAACTGCTCGGCCTATGTCGTCGGCGAGCGGGACGAGCATCAGAAGGCTTCCGACGACGGCGAGCCGAGCGGCACCGCCGGCAAGCCCATCCTTGAGGTCATCAAGCATCAGGGGCTCAAGAACGTCGCGATCGTCGTCACCCGCTATTTCGGCGGCATCATGCTCGGCGCCGGAGGCCTGATCCGCGCCTACACGGACGGCGCCGTCGCCGCCATCGAGGCGGCCGGCGCGATTACGAACGTGCTGCATCGCGAGATCGCCGTCGAGGTCGACTATACGTGGTACGGCAAGCTCGAAAATGAGCTGCATGCCCGCGGCGTGCTTGTCGGCGGGGTCGACTTCACCGACCGCGTCGTCGTCCGCTGCCTGCCTCTCGCCGCCGAGGCGGATCGATTCATCGCCTGGATGACCGACCTGACCCAAGGTCAGGCCGAGATTTCCGCCGGCGAGACGAAGCATGTCACGCTCGATTCCTAA
- the cysT gene encoding sulfate ABC transporter permease subunit CysT encodes MNIRLRSSWWSFGFRSAILLYFFLLVILPIFGIYVQSFSLGWSAFADSVADPIAWKAVLLTVRLAVLAALINVALGTMIGWVLVRYRFPGRRLLNSLVDLPFALPTAVGGLMILLLLGPNSWAGLAAERLGFQIVFHEPAIVIAMVFVTFPFVIRGVQPLLEEMDASEEEASYTMGASRPRTFFRVILPTMLPGIVSGGMLAFSRALAEFGAVVLVAGNIPGRTLVASVYIFGQIESDETQAAAAVSVLLLTLSFLILWGINLVQGRRKRA; translated from the coding sequence GTGAACATCAGGCTTCGCAGCAGCTGGTGGAGCTTCGGCTTTCGATCGGCGATCCTGCTCTATTTCTTTCTTCTCGTCATCCTCCCGATCTTCGGCATCTACGTGCAGTCGTTCTCTCTCGGCTGGAGCGCCTTTGCCGACAGCGTGGCGGATCCGATCGCCTGGAAGGCGGTGCTGCTGACCGTCCGCCTGGCCGTTCTGGCGGCGCTCATCAACGTCGCGCTCGGCACGATGATCGGCTGGGTGCTCGTCCGCTACCGCTTCCCGGGACGCAGGCTGCTGAACAGCCTCGTCGACCTGCCGTTCGCCCTGCCGACCGCCGTCGGCGGCCTCATGATCCTGCTGCTGCTCGGTCCGAACAGCTGGGCGGGACTCGCCGCAGAGAGGCTTGGCTTCCAGATCGTCTTTCACGAGCCGGCCATCGTCATCGCGATGGTGTTCGTCACGTTTCCGTTCGTCATCCGGGGCGTGCAGCCGCTGCTGGAGGAGATGGACGCCTCCGAGGAGGAGGCGTCCTACACGATGGGCGCTTCCCGTCCGCGCACCTTCTTCCGGGTCATCCTCCCGACGATGCTGCCCGGCATCGTCAGCGGCGGCATGCTGGCGTTCTCGCGGGCGCTGGCGGAGTTCGGCGCCGTCGTGCTCGTAGCGGGCAACATCCCCGGCCGCACGCTCGTCGCCTCGGTGTACATCTTCGGACAGATCGAGAGCGACGAGACCCAGGCGGCCGCGGCGGTATCGGTGCTGCTGCTGACGCTCAGCTTCCTTATCCTGTGGGGCATCAACCTCGTGCAGGGAAGGAGGAAGCGCGCATGA
- a CDS encoding sulfate ABC transporter permease subunit, translating to MRRLWIGLTYAVFALLIVVPLAKIATGSLEDGLSGLADALLRPEALHALMMTGIIVVFVTLINTVFGVMLAIYLVRAPWLHPRIKGLLNSIVDLPYAVSPVIGGLMIVLLVGPDTALGALLEGAGIQIVYALPGMVIATLFVTFPLMVREVMPVLQEIGSQQEEAATMLGAYSWYTFWYVTWPSIRWGVIYGIVLTVARTLGEFGAVLVVSGNIMNLTQTATTLVYQDVENFNVLAASGVALVLAAFSVGLLLLMEWAKKRKEVH from the coding sequence ATGAGGAGGCTGTGGATCGGACTGACCTACGCGGTGTTCGCGCTGCTGATCGTCGTGCCGCTCGCCAAGATCGCGACCGGCTCCCTCGAGGACGGCCTCTCGGGCCTGGCGGACGCGCTGCTCCGCCCGGAGGCGCTTCATGCGCTCATGATGACCGGCATCATCGTCGTGTTCGTCACGCTCATCAACACCGTATTCGGCGTCATGCTGGCGATCTACCTCGTGCGGGCTCCGTGGCTGCATCCTCGGATCAAGGGCCTGCTCAACAGCATCGTCGACCTGCCCTACGCCGTCTCGCCGGTCATCGGCGGCCTCATGATCGTACTGCTCGTCGGACCGGATACCGCGCTCGGCGCGCTGCTCGAAGGGGCGGGCATCCAGATCGTCTACGCCCTGCCGGGCATGGTCATCGCGACGCTGTTCGTCACGTTCCCGCTCATGGTGCGGGAGGTGATGCCGGTGCTGCAGGAGATCGGGAGCCAGCAGGAGGAGGCCGCCACGATGCTGGGCGCTTACTCGTGGTACACGTTCTGGTACGTCACCTGGCCGTCGATCCGCTGGGGCGTCATCTACGGCATCGTGCTTACGGTCGCCCGCACGCTCGGGGAGTTCGGGGCGGTGCTCGTCGTCTCGGGCAACATCATGAATCTGACGCAGACGGCGACGACGCTCGTCTATCAGGATGTAGAGAACTTCAACGTCTTGGCCGCAAGCGGCGTCGCGCTCGTGCTGGCGGCATTTTCCGTCGGGCTGCTGCTGCTGATGGAATGGGCGAAAAAGCGAAAGGAAGTGCACTGA
- a CDS encoding sulfate/molybdate ABC transporter ATP-binding protein, with amino-acid sequence MHIEVKGLSKSFGDFKAVEDVSFGIKKGHLIGLLGPSGGGKTSILRMLAGLEAPTAGDILFHGQRVNDLPPQERGIGFVFQNYALFKHMTVFENVAFGLKVKKLPKDQIRERVQSLIELTGLKGFEHRYPAQLSGGQRQRVAFARALAPEPQLLLLDEPFAAIDAKIRSELRTWLKEMIERVGITSIFVTHDQDEAIEVADEIMIISKGRLEQKGTPWDIYKNPQTQFVAEFIGESTTVDNVAALHGFEEAAAWTGTKGLIRPEYIEIGKPGEITLASATMRGVVRHIHFRGSEWMVELEIGDIRLITYRSLEKEVLKPGDPVDILIHRAYLFNESDSWIMENKLKVDPMPVII; translated from the coding sequence ATGCATATCGAGGTCAAGGGACTGAGCAAGTCGTTCGGCGATTTCAAGGCGGTCGAGGACGTAAGCTTCGGCATCAAGAAAGGCCATCTGATCGGACTGCTCGGGCCGAGCGGCGGCGGCAAGACGTCGATCCTTCGCATGCTCGCGGGACTGGAGGCTCCTACCGCGGGCGACATCCTTTTCCACGGCCAGCGCGTCAACGACCTGCCGCCGCAGGAGCGGGGCATCGGCTTCGTCTTCCAGAACTACGCGCTGTTCAAGCATATGACCGTCTTCGAGAACGTCGCCTTCGGGCTGAAGGTCAAAAAGCTGCCCAAGGATCAAATCCGCGAGCGCGTGCAGAGCCTGATCGAGCTGACCGGGCTCAAGGGCTTCGAGCACCGCTATCCGGCCCAGCTGTCCGGCGGCCAGCGCCAGCGGGTGGCGTTCGCCCGGGCGCTCGCCCCGGAGCCGCAGCTGCTGCTGCTCGACGAGCCGTTCGCGGCGATCGACGCCAAGATCCGCTCCGAGCTGCGCACGTGGCTCAAGGAGATGATCGAGCGCGTCGGCATCACGTCGATCTTCGTCACGCATGACCAGGACGAGGCGATCGAGGTCGCCGACGAGATCATGATTATCAGCAAAGGCCGCCTGGAGCAGAAGGGCACGCCGTGGGACATCTACAAAAATCCGCAGACGCAGTTCGTCGCCGAATTCATCGGCGAGTCGACGACGGTGGACAACGTCGCCGCGCTGCACGGCTTCGAGGAAGCGGCCGCCTGGACCGGCACGAAAGGCCTCATCCGGCCCGAGTACATCGAGATCGGCAAGCCCGGCGAGATCACGCTCGCCTCGGCGACGATGCGGGGCGTCGTGCGGCATATCCATTTCCGCGGCAGCGAGTGGATGGTCGAGCTCGAGATCGGCGACATCCGCCTCATCACGTACCGCTCGCTGGAGAAGGAAGTGCTGAAGCCGGGCGATCCGGTCGACATCCTCATCCACCGCGCCTATCTGTTCAACGAATCCGACAGCTGGATCATGGAGAACAAGCTCAAAGTCGATCCCATGCCTGTCATCATCTAA
- a CDS encoding sulfate ABC transporter substrate-binding protein, translating into MLVLGLLGGCSGSPAGEAEPAAAQADVTLVIGAYSVVKDVFAELLPKFKEQWKEQTGQTVVFQESYEASGTQARAIIGGFEADVAVLAMEGDLQRIRDAGLIERDWREGPYRGNITTSIAVIGTRAGNPLGIGGWEDLMKPGVKVLYPNPQTSGGAQWDINAIYGAGLKQSERETGQKDPAYAKRYLERVHANIESLDKSGRASMAAFEYGVGDAIVTYENELLARIAKGVAYDIVVPDDTILIENPAAVVDRNVDKRGTREVAEAFLTFLRSVETQRYLASQGFRPVEPQAAEEARASYTTPPGLFDIGYLGGWAEVKKSLYSKRGVWYQVLAGI; encoded by the coding sequence ATGCTCGTGCTGGGCCTGCTCGGCGGATGCTCCGGATCGCCGGCTGGGGAGGCCGAGCCGGCGGCTGCGCAAGCGGATGTGACGCTCGTCATCGGCGCCTACTCGGTCGTCAAGGACGTTTTTGCCGAGCTGCTGCCGAAATTCAAGGAGCAGTGGAAGGAGCAGACCGGACAGACGGTCGTGTTTCAGGAGTCGTACGAGGCGTCGGGCACGCAGGCCCGAGCGATCATCGGCGGCTTCGAGGCCGACGTCGCCGTGCTGGCGATGGAGGGAGACCTGCAGCGCATCCGCGACGCGGGGCTGATCGAGCGCGACTGGCGGGAGGGGCCTTACCGGGGCAACATCACGACGTCGATCGCCGTCATCGGCACGCGCGCCGGCAACCCGCTCGGCATCGGCGGCTGGGAGGATCTGATGAAGCCCGGCGTCAAGGTGCTATACCCGAACCCGCAGACGAGCGGAGGCGCCCAGTGGGACATCAACGCCATCTACGGGGCGGGGCTGAAGCAGTCGGAACGGGAGACAGGGCAGAAGGACCCGGCCTATGCGAAGCGTTACCTGGAGCGCGTGCACGCGAACATCGAGTCGCTCGACAAAAGCGGCCGCGCGTCGATGGCCGCCTTCGAGTATGGCGTAGGCGACGCGATCGTCACCTACGAGAACGAGCTGCTTGCCCGCATCGCCAAGGGCGTCGCCTACGACATCGTCGTTCCGGACGATACGATCCTGATCGAGAATCCGGCGGCCGTCGTCGACCGCAACGTCGACAAGCGCGGGACGCGCGAGGTGGCAGAGGCGTTCCTGACGTTCCTGCGCAGCGTGGAGACGCAGCGGTATTTGGCTTCTCAGGGGTTCCGTCCCGTCGAGCCGCAGGCCGCAGAGGAGGCGCGAGCGAGCTACACGACGCCGCCGGGACTGTTCGACATCGGCTACCTGGGCGGCTGGGCCGAGGTCAAGAAGTCGCTCTATTCCAAACGCGGCGTCTGGTATCAGGTGCTGGCCGGCATCTGA
- a CDS encoding flavin reductase family protein — protein sequence MHVDIEPKILYFGTSVVLISTLNEDGTPNLAPMSSAWWLNRSCMLGLSSKSQTVMNLLREGECVLNLPSVDLIPAIDSLTLLTGRDPVPDSKAARGYRFEPDKFGVSMLTPVPSRIVGAPRVQQCPVHLEAKLVNAHPFEEPSSLVALEVRIEKIHVEQALTMTGHPDYVDPSKWNPMMMNFCEYFGLSGPLSASKLAPVFGPGTAT from the coding sequence ATGCATGTCGATATTGAACCTAAAATCCTGTACTTCGGCACGTCCGTCGTGCTCATCAGCACGCTCAACGAAGACGGCACCCCCAACCTGGCCCCGATGTCTTCCGCCTGGTGGCTGAACCGCTCCTGCATGCTTGGGCTGAGCAGCAAGTCGCAGACCGTCATGAATCTGCTGCGAGAAGGCGAATGCGTGCTGAACTTGCCGTCCGTCGATTTGATTCCTGCGATCGACAGCCTCACCTTGCTGACCGGCCGCGACCCGGTGCCGGACTCCAAAGCAGCCCGAGGCTATCGATTCGAACCGGACAAATTCGGCGTCTCCATGCTGACTCCCGTGCCGTCTCGCATCGTCGGAGCGCCCCGCGTGCAGCAATGTCCGGTCCACCTGGAAGCCAAGCTCGTCAACGCCCATCCGTTCGAAGAGCCGAGCTCCCTGGTCGCTTTGGAAGTCCGCATCGAAAAGATCCACGTCGAGCAGGCGCTGACGATGACAGGACATCCGGACTATGTCGATCCATCCAAATGGAATCCGATGATGATGAACTTCTGCGAGTACTTCGGGCTGAGCGGCCCGCTTTCGGCGTCGAAGCTGGCTCCGGTGTTCGGGCCGGGAACGGCGACATAA
- a CDS encoding Cof-type HAD-IIB family hydrolase produces MYKLIAIDVDDTLLNDELEVTPATRDALAAALERGVTVTLATGRMFASARQVAEGLALNVPIITYQGSLVKTLLDGQVLYERYVPADAAAELDRYCTDRGLHLQLYVDDRLYVREDNDKVEAYARQSNIPYIVEPDFASLLSRPLLKMLVIDEPERLDEVAAELRPRLGGRMHITKSKPHYLEFMHKEGTKGHALRFMAGHVGCSLEETIALGDAWNDREMLMEAGLGVAMANAQPALKELADYVTKSNNEDGVAHVVEKFILS; encoded by the coding sequence ATGTATAAGCTGATTGCCATCGATGTAGACGACACGCTGCTGAACGACGAGCTGGAGGTGACGCCCGCCACGCGCGACGCTCTCGCCGCCGCCCTGGAGCGCGGCGTGACGGTGACGCTCGCGACGGGAAGGATGTTCGCCTCGGCCCGCCAGGTCGCCGAGGGGCTGGCGCTCAACGTGCCGATCATTACGTACCAGGGCTCGCTCGTCAAGACGCTGCTGGACGGCCAAGTGCTATATGAACGCTATGTGCCTGCCGATGCGGCGGCGGAGCTGGACCGCTACTGCACGGACCGAGGGCTGCATCTGCAGCTGTACGTGGACGACCGGCTGTACGTGCGCGAGGACAACGACAAGGTCGAGGCCTATGCCCGCCAGTCCAACATTCCTTATATCGTCGAGCCGGACTTCGCGTCGCTGCTGAGCCGGCCGCTGCTCAAAATGCTCGTCATCGACGAACCGGAGCGGCTCGACGAGGTCGCCGCCGAGCTGCGGCCGCGGCTCGGCGGCCGCATGCACATCACCAAGTCCAAGCCGCATTATCTGGAGTTCATGCACAAGGAAGGCACCAAGGGCCATGCGCTGCGCTTCATGGCCGGGCATGTCGGCTGTTCGCTGGAGGAGACGATCGCCCTGGGCGATGCCTGGAACGACCGCGAGATGCTGATGGAGGCCGGCCTCGGCGTCGCCATGGCCAACGCGCAGCCCGCGCTCAAGGAGCTCGCCGATTACGTGACGAAGTCCAACAACGAGGACGGCGTCGCCCATGTCGTAGAGAAATTCATCTTGAGCTGA
- a CDS encoding S41 family peptidase — translation MNERGTAARQRLATWWVLGAAAVLIVGFGAGRISMLVQYPVLKEKVFANFNASYKEIKQDFLFGAEPEALLNGATKGMLASLDDPYSVYLPGSEGQDFVQSYQPEFVGIGVQVRQEEGRYLVDSVIKDTPAEKGGLQIGDEIVQVDGTPVKGISMDKLVSLLRGAEGTKVKVALARAGVPQLAVELTRAPIPVTTVTHAMLEDGVGRITISRFAESTAKEFETSLQALLDKGMSKLVLDLRSNPGGLLTPTIDIASRLVPKDKLILEVDYKDEKKVQKYFSKQKEKLDLQIAVIVNGQTASAGEVLAAALKESAGATVVGTTTFGKGIVQSFGQFKDKSVLKLTEAQWKTPGGQSIHKKGVEPDVKVELPAYATLPMLPTGEESKQGDYGDYVKTLQTMLEALGYPAAPVPGVFGEQTTEAVRGFQRDNDLEATGVVGDKTSHALMEKLRDKLQKEDPQLRKALDQLGE, via the coding sequence ATGAATGAGCGCGGAACGGCGGCCAGGCAGCGCCTGGCGACATGGTGGGTGCTGGGGGCGGCGGCGGTGCTGATCGTCGGCTTCGGGGCGGGCCGGATATCGATGCTCGTCCAGTACCCGGTGCTGAAGGAAAAGGTATTTGCCAATTTCAACGCCTCCTACAAGGAGATCAAGCAGGACTTTCTGTTCGGGGCCGAGCCGGAGGCGCTGCTGAATGGAGCGACCAAGGGCATGCTCGCCTCGCTGGACGACCCGTATTCGGTCTACCTGCCGGGCAGCGAGGGCCAGGACTTCGTGCAGAGCTACCAGCCGGAGTTCGTCGGCATCGGCGTGCAGGTGAGGCAAGAAGAGGGACGATATCTCGTCGACAGCGTCATCAAGGACACTCCGGCCGAAAAGGGCGGCCTGCAGATCGGGGATGAGATCGTCCAGGTCGACGGAACCCCGGTCAAGGGCATCAGCATGGACAAGCTGGTCTCGCTGCTTCGAGGCGCGGAGGGGACGAAGGTCAAGGTGGCGCTGGCCAGGGCCGGCGTGCCGCAGCTTGCGGTGGAGCTGACCCGGGCACCGATCCCGGTGACGACGGTGACGCATGCGATGCTGGAGGATGGCGTCGGCCGGATTACGATCTCCCGCTTCGCGGAATCGACGGCCAAGGAATTCGAGACGTCGCTCCAGGCGCTGCTGGACAAGGGCATGAGCAAGCTCGTCCTCGACCTCCGCTCCAATCCCGGCGGGCTGCTGACGCCGACGATCGACATCGCGAGCCGGCTCGTGCCCAAGGATAAGCTCATCCTGGAGGTCGACTACAAGGATGAGAAGAAGGTGCAGAAGTACTTCTCGAAGCAAAAGGAGAAGCTCGACCTGCAGATCGCGGTGATCGTCAACGGGCAGACCGCCAGCGCGGGCGAGGTGCTCGCCGCGGCGCTGAAGGAATCGGCCGGAGCGACGGTCGTCGGCACGACGACGTTCGGCAAGGGCATCGTGCAAAGCTTCGGCCAATTCAAGGACAAGTCCGTGCTCAAGCTCACCGAGGCGCAGTGGAAGACGCCGGGCGGCCAGTCGATCCACAAGAAGGGCGTCGAGCCGGACGTCAAGGTGGAGTTGCCGGCTTATGCGACGCTGCCGATGCTGCCGACGGGCGAGGAGAGCAAGCAGGGCGACTACGGCGACTACGTCAAGACGCTGCAGACGATGCTGGAGGCGCTGGGATATCCGGCGGCGCCGGTGCCGGGCGTGTTCGGCGAGCAGACGACGGAGGCCGTCCGCGGCTTCCAGCGGGACAACGACTTGGAGGCGACAGGCGTCGTCGGAGACAAGACGTCCCATGCGCTTATGGAGAAGCTGCGCGACAAGCTGCAAAAAGAAGATCCGCAGCTCCGAAAGGCGCTTGACCAGCTGGGAGAATGA
- the map gene encoding type I methionyl aminopeptidase, with protein sequence MSIPIRTPEEIEQMRRAGRIVAECHRRIASMIRPGVTTMEIERMVDGYIRSQDAIPYTVGYNGYKYATCASVNDVIAHGFPSDAPLADGDLATIDIVAQADGWIADSAWTYAVGTLPESSRKLMQVTKECLDIGISLAQPGNRIGDVMHALQKHAEQNGFSVVRDLLGHGVGRELHEEPNFSHAGKPGKGFRLKEGMVLTIEPMINEGKLEMFIETDGWTCKTMDGKRSAQFEHTIAIVEGGPIILTEQ encoded by the coding sequence ATGTCCATACCGATCCGAACGCCTGAAGAAATCGAGCAGATGCGCCGGGCCGGCCGAATCGTCGCCGAATGCCATCGCCGCATCGCGTCCATGATCCGCCCCGGCGTGACGACGATGGAGATCGAGCGCATGGTCGACGGCTACATCCGCAGCCAGGACGCCATCCCTTACACCGTCGGCTACAACGGGTACAAGTACGCGACCTGCGCGTCCGTCAACGACGTCATCGCGCATGGATTCCCGAGCGACGCGCCGCTCGCCGACGGCGACCTGGCGACGATCGACATCGTCGCCCAGGCGGACGGCTGGATCGCCGACTCCGCCTGGACGTACGCCGTCGGCACGCTGCCGGAGAGCTCGCGCAAGCTGATGCAGGTGACCAAGGAATGCCTGGATATCGGCATCTCCCTCGCCCAGCCCGGCAACCGCATCGGCGACGTCATGCACGCGCTGCAGAAGCATGCCGAGCAGAACGGGTTCTCGGTCGTGCGCGACCTGCTCGGCCACGGCGTCGGGCGCGAGCTGCACGAGGAGCCGAACTTCTCCCATGCCGGCAAGCCGGGCAAAGGCTTCCGCCTCAAGGAAGGCATGGTGCTCACGATCGAGCCGATGATCAACGAGGGCAAGCTCGAGATGTTCATCGAGACCGACGGCTGGACCTGCAAGACGATGGACGGCAAGCGCTCCGCCCAGTTCGAGCACACGATCGCGATCGTGGAGGGCGGGCCGATCATCCTGACGGAGCAATAG
- a CDS encoding M24 family metallopeptidase: protein MMSQSPYKHRYLRVKEAVKAAGFNKAIFTSPATIYYLTGFFADPHERFMALVAEPGKDGYALFVPALDEESARDAACVELLTAVGDTDRPYELLERHCGAPDARRIGVESSHLSHAGFVRMAAVYPRADFADAGPVIMSLRLYKSADEIERVKTAVALAEQVLRETVSKVRRGVTELELNAEIEYRMRVLGGDRPAFETSVLGGVRSALPHGRSSGYKLQENDFLLIDMGVFKDGYCSDITRTFILGEGSASQLRIYEAVLQANRAGIAAARPGRPLQEVDRAARAAIEEQGFGLYFNHRTGHGMGLEIHEQPSVHGENRELMKQGMLFTVEPGVYIPDLGGVRIEDDIYLGEDGKAQVLTSYPKELTRL from the coding sequence ATGATGAGCCAATCCCCCTACAAGCACAGGTATTTGCGGGTGAAGGAAGCGGTCAAGGCGGCCGGCTTCAACAAAGCGATCTTCACCTCGCCCGCGACGATCTACTATTTGACGGGCTTTTTCGCTGACCCGCATGAGCGGTTCATGGCCCTCGTCGCGGAGCCGGGGAAAGACGGCTACGCGCTGTTCGTGCCGGCGCTTGACGAGGAGAGCGCTCGAGATGCGGCGTGCGTGGAGCTCCTGACGGCCGTCGGCGATACGGATCGCCCCTATGAGCTGCTGGAGCGCCACTGCGGAGCCCCGGACGCCCGGCGGATCGGCGTGGAGAGCTCGCATTTGTCGCACGCTGGCTTCGTGCGCATGGCCGCCGTTTACCCAAGGGCGGACTTCGCGGATGCCGGACCGGTCATCATGAGCCTGCGGCTGTACAAGTCCGCGGACGAGATCGAGCGGGTCAAGACCGCCGTCGCGCTGGCAGAGCAAGTGCTGCGGGAGACGGTGTCCAAGGTGCGCCGTGGCGTGACGGAGCTCGAGCTGAACGCGGAGATCGAGTACCGGATGCGCGTGCTCGGCGGCGACAGGCCGGCCTTCGAGACGAGCGTGCTCGGCGGCGTGCGCAGCGCGCTGCCGCATGGGCGCTCGAGCGGCTACAAGCTGCAGGAGAACGATTTCCTCCTGATCGACATGGGCGTGTTCAAGGACGGCTACTGCTCCGACATCACGCGCACCTTCATCCTCGGCGAAGGCTCGGCCTCGCAGCTTCGCATCTACGAGGCCGTGCTCCAGGCCAATCGCGCCGGCATCGCCGCCGCTCGCCCCGGAAGGCCGCTTCAGGAGGTCGACCGCGCGGCCAGGGCGGCGATCGAGGAGCAGGGATTTGGCCTTTATTTCAACCATCGCACCGGGCACGGAATGGGGCTGGAGATTCACGAGCAGCCTTCCGTGCACGGGGAAAACCGGGAGCTCATGAAGCAAGGCATGCTGTTCACGGTCGAGCCCGGCGTCTACATTCCCGATCTCGGCGGCGTGCGCATCGAGGACGACATCTACCTCGGAGAAGACGGCAAGGCGCAGGTGCTGACCTCGTATCCGAAGGAGCTCACCCGGCTGTAG
- a CDS encoding cupin domain-containing protein, with the protein MTQSSNLSPFVGLLGMERHIEGGWFKEMWKASYQIPHEVLGAPYSGARAAASSVYFLLHPGEESAWHKVLSDELWLFHSGGPLELTLGGHGDKPEEQQKLILGLDIAAGQSPQALVPAAAWQTARPLGDEPVFVTCIVAPAFHYDDFTLVVEADS; encoded by the coding sequence ATGACCCAATCATCCAACCTGTCGCCGTTCGTCGGGCTGCTCGGCATGGAGCGGCATATCGAAGGCGGCTGGTTCAAGGAAATGTGGAAAGCTTCCTACCAGATTCCCCATGAAGTGCTGGGAGCTCCCTACTCCGGCGCCCGCGCGGCAGCCAGCTCCGTCTACTTCCTGCTGCATCCCGGCGAGGAATCGGCCTGGCACAAAGTATTGTCCGACGAGCTGTGGCTGTTCCACTCCGGCGGCCCCCTGGAGCTGACGCTCGGCGGCCATGGCGACAAGCCGGAGGAGCAGCAGAAGCTCATCCTCGGCCTCGACATCGCCGCCGGCCAGTCGCCGCAGGCGCTCGTGCCCGCAGCCGCATGGCAGACCGCCCGTCCGCTCGGAGACGAGCCCGTGTTCGTCACCTGCATCGTGGCTCCGGCCTTTCATTATGACGACTTCACGCTCGTCGTCGAGGCGGACAGCTAG